The genome window GAAGTAGCACTTAAACAGCTTTTACCACATTTAGGACCAGATAGTGCAGTAGTTACTTTACAAAATGGTGTTCCGGAGCCAGCAATAGCAGAAATAGTAGGAGCGGAAAGAGTAGTAGGTTGCCCTGTAGGATGGGGAGCTACTTGGTTAGGACCTGGCGTATCTGAGCTTACTTCAAGTCCAGATAAAATGACCTTTGACCTTGGAGAATATACAGGTGGGGTAACAGAAAGATTAGAGAAAATTAAAGAAATTCTAGAGCTAATGTGTCCTACTATAATAGAAGAAAATCTTATGGGAATTAGATGGACTAAAGTTCTTGTAAATTCTACTTTTAGTGGTATGTCTGCAGCACTTGGTTGTACATTTGGAGATGTTTTAGATAGCAAAGAGGCACTTGATTGTGTAAAACATATAGCTAACGAATGTATAAATGTAGGGAGAGCAGCTGGAATAAAGATGGAACCTATGCAGGGATATGATTTAGGAACTATGCTTGGATTTAAAACAAAAGAAGAAATGGATAGTAAAGATCCAATATATAATGCAATGTGGGGACCACATAGAAAATTAAAAGCTAGTATGCTTCAAGACTTAGAAAAAGGCTTGAAAACAGAAATAGATGCTATAAATGGAATAGTCTGTGACTTTGGTAAAAAGCATGGAATACCAACACCTGTAAATAGTCAAGTTGTAGAAATAGTAAAAGGTATAGAAAATGGAAAATACAAACCTGAATTTAATAATTTAGAGCTTTTCCAATTACCAGAGGTTAAATAGCTTTAAGGATTTACAATTTAGTAATAAAATCTATTAACACAAGGAAAACCCGTATTTTCTCGGGTTTTCTTTGTAAACTAATTAGGAATTATTATATTTAAGTGTATTCTCGAATCAATTATAACTATATAAATTTCAAAACACTAATCTTTTTAACTCTAAATAATGATAAAGGAGGTTTTTGAAATGAGAGAAGTAGTAATAGTAGGAGCAGCAAGAACACCCATAGGTAGCTACGGAGGAAGCTTAGCTTCATTATCAGCAATAGATTTAGGAGTAATAGCAGCAAAAGAA of Proteiniborus ethanoligenes contains these proteins:
- a CDS encoding ketopantoate reductase family protein, which codes for MRLAIMGAGSLGIITGAYIKKGGLDIDFIDVNVENVKALNEKGATVTGTVDFNVPANALTPDEMEGIYDVVFYVVKQTYNEVALKQLLPHLGPDSAVVTLQNGVPEPAIAEIVGAERVVGCPVGWGATWLGPGVSELTSSPDKMTFDLGEYTGGVTERLEKIKEILELMCPTIIEENLMGIRWTKVLVNSTFSGMSAALGCTFGDVLDSKEALDCVKHIANECINVGRAAGIKMEPMQGYDLGTMLGFKTKEEMDSKDPIYNAMWGPHRKLKASMLQDLEKGLKTEIDAINGIVCDFGKKHGIPTPVNSQVVEIVKGIENGKYKPEFNNLELFQLPEVK